The following is a genomic window from Nitrospirota bacterium.
TTTCGCCTATACAGAAGGCCTTAACCTCTGCCTTTGCGGAAGCCGTAAAGAGAAGCTCATAATCCTCGCCGCCGCTCAAGGCAAGCTCAAGGGCAGAAATTCCCATACAGGCAGATGTTGCCTTCATTTCAGTTGAAAGAGGCAAATCCCCGGCCCGGATTCGTGCACCCACGCCGCTCTCCCTGCAGAGGCGTGAAAGATCGATCAGAAGACCGTCGCTTATATCAATCATCGCGGTAGCAATGCCGGATATTTTTCTCGGATCTCTGGCAAGCGGCATCAGATGCCTTCTCAGCAGGGGAGCTGCAACATCCCATGCCACAGGCAAGCCCTTTCTTTCGCATTTCGCAAAATCAACCGTTCGTCGCATATTCTGGAGCATCCGCAGACCGCAGGCCGAATCGCCGAGCATACCGGTCACATAGATCCTGTCTCCGACCCTCGCTCCTTTTCTCTTCAGGACTTTTTCCCCGGTCCCAACAGCAGTAAGAGAAAGCATGATCCGGTCAGCAGACGATATATCGCCGCCTATGAGACTTACACCGTAGGTCTTAAGCGCCTCTTCAATGCCATCGAAGAACTGGTCAAAAAATCCTGTGGTGCTGCTTCCCTTGGCCGAGAAGTTCAGAAGAACAGACTGGGGTATACCGCCCATCGCAAAGATATCACTGATATTTACGGATACCAGCTTAAAGCCCAATTGAAAAGGGGTGATCCAGGAAAGATCGAAATGAACTCCTTCCACCATCATGTCCGTGGTAAGCAGAATATTCTTTCCGCCCCTGATCACGGCGGCATCGTCGCCAATACCGACAGCAACGCCCCGGGCCCTCTTGCCAAAGCGCTTGCGCAGGATCTCGATAAGAGAGAGCTCTCCGGCCCGAGACAATTTCATGATAGAGAAATCAGGATTTTTTCTTGGCCTTAAGCGCCGCTTTCAACACCTGATCCATTGTCTCTGCAAAGATGAACTCCATATCCTTCTTGATATACTTCGGGATATCTTCAAGATCTTTTTTGTTCCGCTTCGGCAGTATGATCTTCCTGATGCCCATGCGTTTGGCTGCCAGGGTCTTTTCTTTCAAACCGCCGATCGGCAGCACCCTGCCCCTGAGCGTTACCTCTCCGGTCATCGCAATGTTCTTGTTTACCGGCCTGCCGTTAAAGACCGAGGCGATGGCCGTGGCTATCGTGATGCCGGCAGACGGACCGTCCTTTGGAATTGCGCCTGCAGGAACATGGATATGGACATCGGTCTTTGAAAAGATGTCGTCCTTGATGCCGAGTGTTTTTGCCGTAGATCTGACGTAGCTGAGCGCTGCCTGGGCAGATTCCTTCATGACGTCGCCCAACTGTCCGGTAAGGGTCAGATTGCCCCTGCCCTTCATGGTCGTGGCTTCAATATAGATGATATCGCCGCCGGCTTCTGTCCAGGCAAGGCCTGTAGAGACGCCGACTTCATCCTTCTCCATCTCCTCTTCTGGCAGAAATTTTGGCACCCCAAGGAACCCCTGAAGATTCTTTGCCGTTATCATAAACTTCTTCTCTTTGCCTTCAGCGATCCGCTTTGCCACCTTTCTGCAAAGGTTTGCGATCTCCCGCTCAAGATTGCGGACGCCCGCCTCGCGGGTATACTGCGAGATAAGCAGATTCAGCGCCTGGTCCGTGATCGAGAGTATCGCAGCGGTAAGTCCGTGCTCTTCAAGCTGCTTTGGCAGGAGATACTTCTTTGCAATGCCAAGCTTCTCTTCCGTGGTATACCCGGAGAGATATATGATCTCCATCCTGTCTCTGAGCGGACCCGGTATGGTGTCGGCAAGGTTGCCCGTTGTGATGAACATGACATTGCTCAAATCAAAAGGCACTGACAGGTAATGGTCGGCAAAGGCGAAGTTCTGCTCGGGATCCAGCACCTCAAGCAGCGCTGATGAGGGATCTCCGCGGTAATCATTGCCGATCTTGTCGATCTCATCAAGCATAAAGACCGGATTATTCGTGCCTGCTGTCTTGATACCCTGAATGATCCTGCCGGGCAGCGCACCGACATAGGTACGCCTGTGGCCCCGGATCTCAGCCTCATCCCGAACGCCGCCAAGAGACATGCGGACAAACTCTCTGCCTAACGAACGTGCAATAGACCGGCCCAATGACGTCTTGCCTACTCCAGGAGGTCCGATAAAGCAGATGATCGGTCCTTTCATCTTCTCTTTAAGTTTTCGCACACTCAGATATTCGAGGATACGCTCCTTCACCTTTTCGAGGTCATAATGATCATCATTGAGCACCTTTTTCGCTGCCTTGATGTCGAGATTATCCTTGGTGCTCGTTGACCATGGGACCTCCACAAGCCAGTCGAGATAGGTCCGGATCGTTCCGGCTTCTGCGCTGTCCGGATGCATCTTCTCCAGCCTTTTCAGCTGCTTTTCCGCTTCTTTCAATACTTTTTCAGGCATCTTGGCCTCTTCCATTTTTTGCCTGAACTCCCTGATCTCTTCAGCCCGCTCGTCAATATCGCCGAGTTCCTTCTGGATAGCCTTGAGCTGCTCCCGTAAAAAGTATTCACGCTGGGTCTTATCGATCTCTCCGCGCGCCTCTGACTGAATTTTCTGCTGCACGATCAGGAGTTCTATCTCATGACCGAGGATATCGCTTACCCGTTTCAGTTTCTTCACCGGGTCGGTGAGTTCGAGTATTTCCTGGGCCTGCTCTGTCTTCAGTCCAAGATTGGATGCCACAAGATCTGCGAGCCTTCCGGGTTCATCAAGGTTCTCGATAACGACCATAATGTCAGGGAGTATGGTTTTGCCATACGATACTGCCTTATCGAGCTGCTCCTTGACTGTTCTGATCTGGGCCTCTTCCTCGATCGTGACCGCTGCCGGTTTCGCATCTTCTATCTTGGCAATCTCTGCCTCCAGATATGGCGTTGCCCGCAAAAACTTCTTAACCCTGGCCTTTGACAGACCCTGCACCAGGATCTTCACCCTGCCGTCCGGCAGCTTAAGCATCCTCATGATCATGCCGACCGTGCCGTTTTCATACAGGTCAGCAGCAGCGGGGTTTTCAATGCTCATGTCTCTCTGCGTAAGCAGAAGGATCATCCGGTTTTCCGCAAGGGCCTGTTCGATTGCCTTAATGGACATTTCCCTGCCGACAAATAGCGGGATGATCATGTAGGGGAAAACCACGATATCTCTGACCGGCAGCACCGGAATGATTTCAGGGATCTCGGTCTCTTTATCGTTATCTTTTTCTTTCTCTGCCATTGCTTCTCCTTATGCGTTCCTTGAATTAATGTTTCAGCTTTCTGGCAACTTCCAGCAGATATTTTCTAAAATCCTTTGCAAGCTCCTTATTCTTGAGGGCGAAGTCCACCGTAGCTTTGAGATAGCCAAGTTTATCGCCCGCATCATACCTCTTACCCTCAAATAGATACCCATATACAGGCCTCTTCTGAAGCAGCACATTGATCGCGTCTGTCAGCTGGATCTCTCCGCCCTTGCCGGGCTTCGCCTTCGCGAGGATATCGAAGATGTCAGGGGTAAGGATGTATCTCCCGATAATGGCCATATGGGACGGTGCGTTTTCAGGATCAGGCTTTTCAACAAGACTGTTGATCCTGAAGACATTGTCCCACTCCTTCACCCCGCCGATAATGCCATACCGATTGACCTCGTGGGTTGGAACCCTTTCAAGCGCCAGGATCGGGCTCTTCAGCTTACGGTATAATTTGATCATATCATGGAGCAGCGGCTCTTCTGTCGGGATAATGTCATCACTCAGGATGACGGCAAAAGGCTCGTCCTTTACAAAAGGCTTGGCGCAGAGGATCGCATGTCCGAGGCCGAGCGCATAGCCCTGCCTGATATAGGCAATGTTGATCTCACTCAGCCGGTTGATCTCCTCAAGCAGCTTCTCCTTGCCGCTCTTCTTCAGCTTATCCTCAAGCTCAAAGGCATAGTCGAAATGGTCCTCAATATTCCTCTTATGCTTGCCGGTGATGATAATAAACTCGGAGATATCACAGGCTATCGCCTCTTCAATGCCGTATTGAATCATCGGCTTGTCCACGATAGGCAGCATCTCCTTGGGAGATGCCTTGGTCGCAGGAAGAAACCGCGTCCCGAGACCGGCAGCAGGGAAAATAGCCTTTTTTATATCATCAGACATCTCTATACCTCATAAACAAATTTCGTTATTATACCATATATTAACAGGGGGATTTGACTACGATCTCATGAGAACTACCCTCCATTGAGGCAAGAGTCATCCGTATACTTAACCCATATGAAGTGCTCCTTGTCACGGGCTGTATCACGATAAAGATGGTGGAATAGAAGACCTGACTTGCGCAGGGACAATATCAAGCCACAATTAACATTATAATGGCACTGTTATTTTTGACAGTAGAGTCATTTTGGCAGTGGCAATCAGGATCGGACTTGAAAAATATTACACCGTATCCACCCTTGACATTTCGGTCAGCTAATCTCCTCTGCTAATATAGCGGATGTCCAATTCAGACAGGGAAGAACTGTTAGGCCTTATACAGGCCTTCTCTCCCGGAGCTATCTACACGATCGCGCCAAAGCAATATGTGGTAAGGGGCTTTGACTATTACCGGCAGGACAGGTTGGTCGAATTTGCATGGACACCCGACCGACCTGTCCTGATTGCAACCGTAAAGGGAACCTGGACCTACCATGTCACTATCAGGGTCCAGGGCAAACGCCTTTCCTTCAGCTGCGGCTGCCCTGCATGGTCTTATCATTCAAACTGCAAGCATGTTATATGCAGCATAATAACGATCGCAAACCTGCTCGATCCCTCTGCGTTCAAGATCGTCAACCGCGATGAGTCCCGCAGGCAAGGGCTCCTGAGAGAACTGTTTGGTGAGCCAGCGCTCTCTGCTGTTTCTGTTACCAAAAACGGAAACCATGAATTACCCGCCCCTGAAGTTATGGAATATTCCATCGTTATTCATAAGGACCGCCAGATAATCGATATACAGATCAGGCTCAATGGCAAAAGATTAACGCATTATCACAGCGCCTGTCCCCATGAACTGAGACAGTTTGTGCATCCTCAGCCCTCCTATCCGTATATGAGCAGAATGTTCGCTTTTGAGCATTACCTTAATCGCTACGGCAACAAGCATCCGTTTATGCTTGAAACTGAAAACGGAGAAACGCGGATACAATTCGATGAGGTTAAACATTACCGCACATGCACCTGTTTCGACGCCTATCCCGGTCAGGTAACAATAAGCAAGCTCTGCTTTTATGAAGACAGAGAAATCGGAGCAGCGAACATTGCCGGTGATTATGTCTTTGACCTTGATGCCGGCACATTCAGCGTTATCAGAGACAGAAGCGGCTGGCAGCTCTGGAATGAGTGCAATGACATCTTTCATCCCTACGGCTCCTTCGCAGAAGAGCCGGAAGATGTTTCACGATAAGGGCCGAATGTCTCGTTGAAGGCATGCCGACAGCCCCGGTCATTAAACTCTTCAGGATGCTGACCCCAACAGGAAACGGGCTTTCTCCTGCCTTGCGCGTTCATAAGAGGAGAAGAGCTCTCTGCCAGGCCTTCTTTGATATGCTTGGAGCTGAAACAAAGGCAGCAGCCGAAGGTGTAATCAAGAAGACCCTTTCAAATGGGGACTTTGGCCGGTACAGGATAATGAAAGAGGCACGGCAGGCACTGAAAGCCTGCTTTACTATCTTTAACCATGAGGAGCGTCAGCTGCTTCTTCAGAATAACAGATGGCTGTCTGTTGATCTGAACAAAGAAAGAGAGCTTTCCCTGTATCGAATCCCTTATGAAATATTCGGCTGGGAAATCTTCAAGGATATGCAGCAGCACGACCTCATGACCGTTGCAGCTGACGAGATGAGCAGAAATCTTTCCCTTCTTTACGATCGATTAACAATAGAAGGAATTGATCTTTATTATGAGCATAAGCCGGTCAAGACGACCTCCTGGGACTTTGCCTTCGATGCGGTGAGGCCTTCAAACCTCGACTGGTTCGAGATCAGACCCGAGATACGGTGCGACGGAAGGCTGATCGATGAAGAGACCTGGCAGAGGATACTCGCAGGCAGGGGTATGAGCGAACAGGACGACTGTGTCCGGATCCTTGATGCCAATTCACAGAAAGTGCTGTCCATGATTTCTGATATCTGCAGGCCTGATAAAAAAGACAAAAGACTACGCAGGGAAGTGGTACAGGTGCCACGCCTCAGGATACTTGACTGGATCATGCTCAGAAATAGCGGCGTTAAAATAAAACTGCCGCCTGAGGACGAGGAGATCATCAGCCAGCTGACCACCTTCGAAAATATCGGGGCCCGGCCACTACCCTCAGAGCTTAAGGCTAAACTGAGAAACTACCAGAAGGATGGCTATGCATGGCTTGCCTTCCTTTATGAAAGCAGATTTGGCGCCTGTCTGGCAGACGATATGGGGCTCGGAAAGACAATTCAGGCCATAAGTCTGTTAGGTGGCATAAAAGAAGGTCGCATTAACACTCAGAGATCAGATGCGCAATATCCACACCTCGTTGTATTGCCGCCGAGCCTGCTCTTTAACTGGGAGAATGAGATAACAAGGTTCTACCCAAAACTGAAGCTTGTCTTTTACGCCGGCAAGGAAAGAAGCACCTCTTTTGAGGGCTACGATGTTGTGCTCACCACCTATGGTCTGGTAAGGAGGGATATCGAGAGACTGAGGGAGATCCGCTTTGATGTCATTATCTTTGACGAGGCCCAGGCTATCAAGAATATCCATGCTGATGTCACCGGAGCGGTCAGGCAGTTGAAGTGCAATTTCAAGCTTGCAATGACCGGCACACCGGTCGAAAACCATATAGGAGAATATTATTCGATCGTCGACCTCGCTGTTCCCGGGCTGCTTGGTGAATACGAGGAGTTCAGGCCCCTGATCAAACAGGAGAGCTCCCCTTCCCTTAACAGGATTATAAGACGAACAAGGCCGTTTGTACTGAGGAGAACCAAAGAGAAGATACTGAAGGAGCTGCCGCCCAAGACAGAGACCGACATATATCTCGATCTCACCGAAAAACAGAAGGCACTCTATAAAAGAACGGTCTCAGAGATCAGGCAGACCATAGATGAGGCTTACAGAACAAAAACCGGACAACAGGCCCAGATCGTTGCACTGACAGCTATACTGAAGCTCAGGCAGCTCTGCATATCACCGCAGCTGCTCTCCCCTGAAATAAAGGAGTCTTCCCCAAAGACCGTATTCCTTATTGAAAGCCTCAGGGAACTTCTGGAGGAAAATCACAGCGCTCTGGTCTTTTCGCAGTTTACGTCCTTTCTTGATCTCCTTGAACCGGATCTCCGGAAACACAATATAAATTTCCTGAGGCTCGACGGCTCCACCCAGGTGAAGAAAAGAAAAAAGCTGATAGAGACATTCCAGGGTGGTGATGGCCCGTCGGTCTTTCTCCTGAGCCTGAAGGCAGGAGGACAGGGATTGAACCTGACCAGGGCATCCTATGTCTTTCATCTCGACCCGTGGTGGAACCCTGCGGTAGAAAACCAGGCATCTGACAGGGCACACCGCATAGGCCAGAAGAAAAAAGTCACCATCACGCGTATCCTGATGCGCCATACCATTGAGGAAAAGATGATGGCTCTCAAAAAAAAGAAGCTTGAGCTCTACAAAGCGGTCATGGAGGAGTCAGGAATGGGGAAGAAAGGCTTCTCCATAACACGAGAGGACTTTAATTACCTGCTCGGCTGACCTGCTTCATGCGCTACACTGGCAGGGTAGATTAAACCCCGCCGAATATATGGAGGTTGAAAAAGATGACAACGACAAATTGCGGGGTAACACCTGTAACGTGGCTCCTTGTTTTAATCTGTAGTATTGTCAGTCTATGCATGATCATGCCGGCATCTGCATTTGACGGACCGCTGAGGGTAAAGAACCAATTCCCGCTGTTTATGCATCTTGATTCCCCCTGTTTTGAGTCAGCAGCCACGGTCAATTCTTTTTCCACAACTCTTTTTTATTCGAGTGTTTTCATGAATAGACAGTCAGCACAGTGGAAGGCCCAGCTTGATATGGAGATAGCAGAATTGAACCTCAGATATACAAGACAGATCAGCAATCTTGTTGAGCTCGGGGTGGAAGTCCCTATCCTTGCCCTTACGAGCGGATTCATGGATCCATTTCTCAATACGTTCCACAGCACCTTCGGATTTGCGGATTATGGAAGGCAGAGCAGACCTGGTAATTCTTTCCTGTATCAGGTGCAGCGCAGGGGGAGTGTGATTATCAGGGGTGAGGATAACGGGATTGGACTTGGTGACATAAAACTCTCTGCCAAAAAGCTTCTTTTTGATAAGGATCCGCTGATAAGCATTAAGGCAGATGTCGAACTTCCGACGGGTGCCGCATCAAAGGGATACGGAAGCGGCAGTCTGGATGGCGGGTTGTCTGTATTGATCGACAAACGGCTGGGTGAAAATATCATCTCCTATTACAACATGGGGGTCATCTTCCCCGGAAGACTGAAGGCAGTGGAGCCAATCCACATCAACACCTCGGGTTATGGAGGCGTGGGGCTTGAAGCCCTGATATATCAGAAATTCAGCCTGCTCGGACAAGTTATGGTTCAAACATCGCCGTTCCCAAAGACCGGTATCGGTACTATAGACAGGACAAGTGTCCTTTTTACGCTGGGCGGCAGATACGTAAAGGGAAAAGAACATTTTGAGTTTTCTTTCACCGAGGACCCCAATACTGCGGGCGCCGCGGACGTTACAATTACCCTATCCTACAAAACATATTTCTAAAGAAAGCGGCGAAGGAAATGGTGCAACCCATTAAAATATGGTACCGAAGACCGGACTCGAACCGGTACGAGGTTGCCCCCGAGGGATTTTAAGTCCCTTGTGTCTGCCAATTCCACCACTCCGGCAAAGCAGGAAGGAAAGTCTGTAATGCTATCACAAAAAACAACGGGGTGTCAAAATGGATCGCATACGAAAAAGGCCGTATTTCGCAGGCATTTGAAGAACGTTTTTGCAGTTCAGACCGTTACGTTTTTGATCGTTATCCTGATAATGCCGCCCTCTTCACTGATGCCGACCAATTCCAGTTTCAGCCTTTGTACAAGATGAATAATATCGGATTTTGCGGCATCATTGGCGCTGACTTCCAGCAATTGGCCGGACTGCATTCCATCAATCGCCTTCCTGGTTTTCAGAACCGGCAGGGGACAGATCAGGCTCGTCGTATCAAGCAGAAGATCAGGCATTACCGTTGCCACGATAGCTTCAGATCAGCGCTCTTCTTTCAGGAGCTTGTATTCAACGCTGTCGACGATTGCCTGGTAAGACGCCTCAATGATATTTTCAGAAACACCGACCGTGCCCCAGCGGTTGTCCTTATCGCCCGATTCGACCAGAACGCGGACCCTGGCAGTGGTGCCCTTTCCTGCAGTAAGTACGCGGACCTTGTAGTCAAGCAGCTTCACATCCCTGAGCGTGGGATAGAACTTCTCGAGCGCCTTGCGAAGCGCGTTGTCAAGGGCATTGACCGGTCCCTTGCCTGTAGCAGCAGTATGTTCAATATGGCCGCTCACCTTCACCATGATCGTCGCCTCGCTCAACGGCTCTTCACCTTCTTTTCTTTTTTCAATAATGACCCTGAAGCCGATAAGGTCGAAGAACCGCTTGTGCAGACCGAGAGCCTTCTTCATGAGCAGTTCAAAAGAAGCTTCAGCGCCCTCGAACTGAAAACCCTGGCTTTCAAGTTCCTTAAGCTGTGTAATAATGTCCTGGAGCTGCGTTGATTCATTGGTGAGGCTGATGCCGCATTCTTCGGCCTTTCGCAGGATATTGGCCCGTCCGGCAAGATCAGAGATAAGGATGCGCTGCGAGTTGCCGACCAGTTCAGGCCTGATATGTTCATACGTCTCGGGCCTCTTCCGGATGGCGCTCACATGCATGCCTGCCTTATGCGCAAACGCACTGTCACCGGTGTACGGCTGACGTTTGAAATGCCTGAGATTGGAGATCTCAGTCACAAACCGCGACACGTCCCGAAGCTTTGTGAGCTGTTTGTCACTGATACAGCTTAGGCCGAGCTTCACCTGCAGGTTCGGAATGATCGAGATAAGGTTTGCATTTCCGCACCGCTCTCCAAGACCGTTAATGGTGCCCTGCACCTGGTTCACACCTTCTTCAACAGAAACGATCGTGTTTGCAACTGCGCAGTCACTGTCATTATGCACATGGATACCCAGAGGCGCAGTGAAATGCTTTTTCATCTTTCTGACGATCTCCGTGACGAGCGAAGGCGTACAACCGCCGTTCGTATCGCAGAGCACCAGGCAGTCTGCGCCTGCTTCCTGCGCAGCCTCAAGACATTTGAGCGCATAATCAGGGTTATGCCGGTAACCGTCAAAAAAATGCTCTGCGTCAAAGAAGACCTTGTCAGCATGTCGTTTCAGATAGGCCACAGAATCGAAAATTATATCCAGGTTCTCTTTAAGCGGAACTTTCAATGCCTCTCTGACATGGAAGTCCCAGGTCTTTCCGAAAATGGTTATCACCGGGGTCTTTGCATCCAGAAGGGCCTTGAGTGTCTCATCTTTTGATGCTCTTTTCTTCGGCCGGTGCGTGCTTCCAAAGGCAACCAGCTTTGCATTGACAAGTTTCAGTTTCGCCGCTTTTTTAAAATAATCGATGTCACGCGGATTCGAGCCTGGATACCCGCCCTCGATGAAATGAACACCAAGATCATCGAGCCTCTCGGTTATCCTGAGCTTGTCCTCTAAAGAAAAAGAGATGTCCTCCGACTGGGCGCCGTCTCTCAAGGTGGTATCGTAAATTTCTATTGTTCGCATGATCTTAGTTTTCATCTTAGTATTCTTTCATGAGGCAAATGGATGGAAAGGGTTTATGCTGCCAGGCCAAACGCCTCGTGAAGCACCCTGACTGCGAGCTCGGTATATTTGAGGTCTATCACACAGGAAACCTTGATTTCGGACGTGCTTATCATGGCGATATTGATATTATTGGCAGCAAACGTCTGAAACATCTTTGAGGCCACACCGGAATGGGTCCTCATGCCGACGCCGATGACAGAGATCTTGCTGATGTCATCCCTCGTGTCAACGCGTTCTGCTCCCAGCTCATTTGCAATCGCTTCTGAAACTTCAAGCGCCTTGCGTGTATCGGTCTTGGGGACCGTGAAAGAAATATCGGCAAACTTTCCATCGCTGCTGACATTCTGCACGATCATGTCGACCACAATATTTGATGCGGCAATAGCTTCAAACAGTTTTGCGGCAATTCCAGGCTTATCAGGCACATTGACGATCGTGATCTTTGCCTGATTCTTATCATAGGCTATGCCCGAAACAAAAACATTTTCCATATCCCTATCCTCCTCAACAACCAATGTTCCCGGATTATCATTAAAGCTGGACCTGACAACAACTGGCACCTTGTATTTCATCGCAAACTCGACCGAGCGCGTCTGCAGGACTTTTGCGCCGAGACTCGCAAGCTCAAGCATCTCTTCATAAGATATCTTATCGAGCTTCCGCGCCTCAGGTACGATGTTGGGGTCAGTGGTGTACACGCCGTCAACATCCGTATAGATCTCGCAAAGATCTGCATGGATAGCAGAAGCAATCGCGACAGCAGAAAGGTCCGAACCACCCCTGCCGAGGGTTGTGACGTCCTCAGTCGGCGTTATGCCCTGAAACCCGGCGATAACCACAACAAAACCCTCATCAAGCGCCTGCCTGATCCGGTCTCCGTTAATACGCTCGATCTTCGCCTTCGTATGGACTGCGTCTGTGACAATGCCGGCCTGACGACCGGTAAATGACTTTGCCTTATGGCCCAGTGCATCAATCGCCATTGCGGTAAGCGCACTGGTGACACGTTCACCAGATGACAGGAGCATATCCATTTCGCGCTCTGCCGGAGCCGCCGATATCTGATTGGCAAGACCGATCAGCTTGTCTGTCTCACCGGACATTGCCGATACGACGACAACCACCTGGTTGCCCCCCTTGACCGTCTTTGCAACGCGGTTGGCCACATTCGATATCCGCTCTACGTTACCGACTGAAGTGCCGCCATACTTCTGAACTATAAGTGCCACTCTCTCCTCCACCTACCCCTTTATAAAATAATCCATCAGTTTGTGCCCTTCCTCAAAAACCATAATGTCATCTCTATCGGTAATTGTTTCGTCATAGCCGGAGACGGCATTGATCTTCTGCTGCCGGCTGTCATAAATCATGAAAGGAACCGGTTCCGCGGAATGGGTCCTGAGCGCAACAGGAGTTGCATGGTCAGGAAGCACGATA
Proteins encoded in this region:
- a CDS encoding DEAD/DEAH box helicase, with protein sequence MPTAPVIKLFRMLTPTGNGLSPALRVHKRRRALCQAFFDMLGAETKAAAEGVIKKTLSNGDFGRYRIMKEARQALKACFTIFNHEERQLLLQNNRWLSVDLNKERELSLYRIPYEIFGWEIFKDMQQHDLMTVAADEMSRNLSLLYDRLTIEGIDLYYEHKPVKTTSWDFAFDAVRPSNLDWFEIRPEIRCDGRLIDEETWQRILAGRGMSEQDDCVRILDANSQKVLSMISDICRPDKKDKRLRREVVQVPRLRILDWIMLRNSGVKIKLPPEDEEIISQLTTFENIGARPLPSELKAKLRNYQKDGYAWLAFLYESRFGACLADDMGLGKTIQAISLLGGIKEGRINTQRSDAQYPHLVVLPPSLLFNWENEITRFYPKLKLVFYAGKERSTSFEGYDVVLTTYGLVRRDIERLREIRFDVIIFDEAQAIKNIHADVTGAVRQLKCNFKLAMTGTPVENHIGEYYSIVDLAVPGLLGEYEEFRPLIKQESSPSLNRIIRRTRPFVLRRTKEKILKELPPKTETDIYLDLTEKQKALYKRTVSEIRQTIDEAYRTKTGQQAQIVALTAILKLRQLCISPQLLSPEIKESSPKTVFLIESLRELLEENHSALVFSQFTSFLDLLEPDLRKHNINFLRLDGSTQVKKRKKLIETFQGGDGPSVFLLSLKAGGQGLNLTRASYVFHLDPWWNPAVENQASDRAHRIGQKKKVTITRILMRHTIEEKMMALKKKKLELYKAVMEESGMGKKGFSITREDFNYLLG
- the galU gene encoding UTP--glucose-1-phosphate uridylyltransferase GalU, with amino-acid sequence MSDDIKKAIFPAAGLGTRFLPATKASPKEMLPIVDKPMIQYGIEEAIACDISEFIIITGKHKRNIEDHFDYAFELEDKLKKSGKEKLLEEINRLSEINIAYIRQGYALGLGHAILCAKPFVKDEPFAVILSDDIIPTEEPLLHDMIKLYRKLKSPILALERVPTHEVNRYGIIGGVKEWDNVFRINSLVEKPDPENAPSHMAIIGRYILTPDIFDILAKAKPGKGGEIQLTDAINVLLQKRPVYGYLFEGKRYDAGDKLGYLKATVDFALKNKELAKDFRKYLLEVARKLKH
- the lon gene encoding endopeptidase La; the encoded protein is MAEKEKDNDKETEIPEIIPVLPVRDIVVFPYMIIPLFVGREMSIKAIEQALAENRMILLLTQRDMSIENPAAADLYENGTVGMIMRMLKLPDGRVKILVQGLSKARVKKFLRATPYLEAEIAKIEDAKPAAVTIEEEAQIRTVKEQLDKAVSYGKTILPDIMVVIENLDEPGRLADLVASNLGLKTEQAQEILELTDPVKKLKRVSDILGHEIELLIVQQKIQSEARGEIDKTQREYFLREQLKAIQKELGDIDERAEEIREFRQKMEEAKMPEKVLKEAEKQLKRLEKMHPDSAEAGTIRTYLDWLVEVPWSTSTKDNLDIKAAKKVLNDDHYDLEKVKERILEYLSVRKLKEKMKGPIICFIGPPGVGKTSLGRSIARSLGREFVRMSLGGVRDEAEIRGHRRTYVGALPGRIIQGIKTAGTNNPVFMLDEIDKIGNDYRGDPSSALLEVLDPEQNFAFADHYLSVPFDLSNVMFITTGNLADTIPGPLRDRMEIIYLSGYTTEEKLGIAKKYLLPKQLEEHGLTAAILSITDQALNLLISQYTREAGVRNLEREIANLCRKVAKRIAEGKEKKFMITAKNLQGFLGVPKFLPEEEMEKDEVGVSTGLAWTEAGGDIIYIEATTMKGRGNLTLTGQLGDVMKESAQAALSYVRSTAKTLGIKDDIFSKTDVHIHVPAGAIPKDGPSAGITIATAIASVFNGRPVNKNIAMTGEVTLRGRVLPIGGLKEKTLAAKRMGIRKIILPKRNKKDLEDIPKYIKKDMEFIFAETMDQVLKAALKAKKKS
- a CDS encoding citramalate synthase, producing the protein MRTIEIYDTTLRDGAQSEDISFSLEDKLRITERLDDLGVHFIEGGYPGSNPRDIDYFKKAAKLKLVNAKLVAFGSTHRPKKRASKDETLKALLDAKTPVITIFGKTWDFHVREALKVPLKENLDIIFDSVAYLKRHADKVFFDAEHFFDGYRHNPDYALKCLEAAQEAGADCLVLCDTNGGCTPSLVTEIVRKMKKHFTAPLGIHVHNDSDCAVANTIVSVEEGVNQVQGTINGLGERCGNANLISIIPNLQVKLGLSCISDKQLTKLRDVSRFVTEISNLRHFKRQPYTGDSAFAHKAGMHVSAIRKRPETYEHIRPELVGNSQRILISDLAGRANILRKAEECGISLTNESTQLQDIITQLKELESQGFQFEGAEASFELLMKKALGLHKRFFDLIGFRVIIEKRKEGEEPLSEATIMVKVSGHIEHTAATGKGPVNALDNALRKALEKFYPTLRDVKLLDYKVRVLTAGKGTTARVRVLVESGDKDNRWGTVGVSENIIEASYQAIVDSVEYKLLKEER
- a CDS encoding DUF3187 family protein; its protein translation is MTTTNCGVTPVTWLLVLICSIVSLCMIMPASAFDGPLRVKNQFPLFMHLDSPCFESAATVNSFSTTLFYSSVFMNRQSAQWKAQLDMEIAELNLRYTRQISNLVELGVEVPILALTSGFMDPFLNTFHSTFGFADYGRQSRPGNSFLYQVQRRGSVIIRGEDNGIGLGDIKLSAKKLLFDKDPLISIKADVELPTGAASKGYGSGSLDGGLSVLIDKRLGENIISYYNMGVIFPGRLKAVEPIHINTSGYGGVGLEALIYQKFSLLGQVMVQTSPFPKTGIGTIDRTSVLFTLGGRYVKGKEHFEFSFTEDPNTAGAADVTITLSYKTYF
- a CDS encoding sulfurtransferase TusA family protein → MATVMPDLLLDTTSLICPLPVLKTRKAIDGMQSGQLLEVSANDAAKSDIIHLVQRLKLELVGISEEGGIIRITIKNVTV
- the thiL gene encoding thiamine-phosphate kinase — translated: MKLSRAGELSLIEILRKRFGKRARGVAVGIGDDAAVIRGGKNILLTTDMMVEGVHFDLSWITPFQLGFKLVSVNISDIFAMGGIPQSVLLNFSAKGSSTTGFFDQFFDGIEEALKTYGVSLIGGDISSADRIMLSLTAVGTGEKVLKRKGARVGDRIYVTGMLGDSACGLRMLQNMRRTVDFAKCERKGLPVAWDVAAPLLRRHLMPLARDPRKISGIATAMIDISDGLLIDLSRLCRESGVGARIRAGDLPLSTEMKATSACMGISALELALSGGEDYELLFTASAKAEVKAFCIGEIMRSGISVVDEKEKNIKISAKGYRHFSLQG